Proteins encoded within one genomic window of Cucumis sativus cultivar 9930 chromosome 3, Cucumber_9930_V3, whole genome shotgun sequence:
- the LOC116402546 gene encoding uncharacterized protein LOC116402546, which produces MSLNCLSCQILQRTDSERHRDRQVQTYYTSDEFNSSERSWSGNLCLRPNRGGGGGGGGGGGGRGFRGMADNKVAPIGHRRAVSFGGKEPRLIRSSGMRRDWSFEDLRAIREEKQPSPNS; this is translated from the coding sequence ATGAGTTTGAATTGCCTCTCCTGTCAAATCTTACAGAGAACGGATTCCGAGAGACACCGTGACCGGCAGGTCCAAACTTACTATACCTCCGATGAGTTCAATTCCTCGGAGAGAAGCTGGTCGGGGAACCTCTGTCTCCGTCCAAacagaggaggaggaggaggaggaggaggaggaggaggaggaagagggTTTCGGGGCATGGCGGACAACAAGGTGGCTCCGATCGGTCACCGCCGTGCCGTATCGTTCGGGGGGAAGGAGCCGAGATTGATTAGAAGCTCAGGGATGAGGAGGGATTGGAGCTTTGAGGATCTCAGAGCTATTCGTGAGGAAAAGCAACCTTCTCCCAATTCCTAA
- the LOC101205372 gene encoding transcription factor MYC2 — translation MTDYRLSTMNLWTDENASVMDAFMNSDLSSYWAPSAASSHSLHHPPPPQSSASTSTPPPDAPKSLPVFNQETLQQRLQALIDGARESWTYAIFWQSSYDYSGGSVLGWGDGYYKGEEDKGKGKAKMVSSAAEQAHRKKVLRELNSLISGSAAGPDDAVDEEVTDTEWFFLVSMTQSFVNGVGLPSQAFYHSTPIWVSGADRLSASACERARQGRVFGLQTMVCIPSPNGVVEMGSTELIHRTSDLMNKVKILFNFNNLETSSWISGTTAAASAADEGENDPSSMWISEPSSTIEMKDSITTTVPSSNVPAKPIRSENPSTSSLTENMSTIQQSHHKQSQSFLNFSDYGFESNPTKNTTATATATTSTTPSFKPESGGMLNFGNGSLFSGHSQYVTNEQNEKKRSPASRSSNDEGILSFTSGVILPSSGKVKSGDSDHSDLEASAIREVDSCTKSLEPEKRPRKRGRKPANGREEPLNHVEAERQRREKLNQKFYALRAVVPNVSKMDKASLLGDAVSYINELKSKLQMAESEKTDMGKHLELLKKEMGGKDLGCYSNPNDEDLKTGKRKVMDMEIEVKIMGWDAMIRIQSNKKNHPAARLMTAFKDLDLEMLHASVSVVNDLMIQQATVKMGSRFYTQEQLKMALVARVGGGGSGGGGGIM, via the coding sequence ATGACGGATTATCGTTTGTCGACGATGAATCTCTGGACTGACGAGAACGCGTCGGTTATGGACGCTTTCATGAATTCCGATCTGTCTTCCTACTGGGCTCCGTCAGCCGCCTCCTCTCACTCTCTTCACCACCCACCGCCACCTCAGTCCTCCGCCTCCACATCCACTCCCCCGCCGGACGCACCTAAGTCCCTCCCCGTTTTCAATCAGGAGACTCTGCAGCAGCGGCTCCAGGCGCTGATCGACGGTGCTAGGGAGAGTTGGACTTATGCGATTTTCTGGCAGTCGTCTTATGATTATTCTGGTGGGTCTGTTTTGGGGTGGGGTGATGGGTATTACAAAGGAGAGGAAGATAAAGGAAAGGGAAAAGCGAAAATGGTGTCGTCAGCGGCGGAGCAGGCTCACCGGAAGAAGGTTTTACGGGAGCTTAACTCTTTGATTTCTGGCTCTGCCGCCGGACCTGACGATGCGGTGGATGAGGAGGTTACGGATACGGAGTGGTTCTTTTTGGTTTCGATGACTCAGTCGTTTGTTAATGGTGTTGGGTTACCGAGTCAAGCGTTTTACCACTCGACGCCGATTTGGGTCTCTGGTGCCGATCGGCTGTCGGCGTCTGCCTGTGAACGAGCTAGACAGGGGAGGGTTTTTGGGTTACAGACGATGGTCTGTATTCCATCGCCTAACGGTGTTGTGGAAATGGGTTCGACGGAATTGATTCATCGAACGTCGGATTTGATGAATAAGGTCAAGATTCTGTTCAATTTCAACAATCTCGAAACGAGTTCTTGGATTTCGGGAACTACCGCCGCCGCATCCGCTGCCGACGAAGGGGAAAACGACCCGTCGTCGATGTGGATCAGTGAGCCATCGAGTACAATCGAGATGAAGGATTCAATCACCACCACTGTTCCTTCCAGCAACGTTCCGGCAAAGCCAATCCGTTCGGAAAATCCCAGTACAAGTAGCTTAACGGAAAATATGAGCACGATTCAACAATCCCATCATAAACAGAGCCAAAGCTTCTTAAATTTCTCCGATTACGGCTTCGAATCAAATCCCACAAAGAACACCACCGCTACCGCCACCGCAACCACCAGCACCACCCCATCATTCAAGCCGGAATCCGGCGGGATGCTGAATTTCGGCAACGGGAGCCTCTTCTCCGGCCATTCACAGTACGTAACAAACGAACAGAACGAGAAAAAGAGATCCCCTGCTTCTCGAAGTAGCAACGACGAAGGGATCCTCTCTTTCACCTCCGGCGTGATCTTACCCTCTTCCGGTAAGGTAAAATCCGGTGATTCAGACCATTCAGATCTCGAAGCATCAGCGATCAGAGAAGTGGATAGCTGTACAAAATCATTAGAACCCGAAAAACGTCCAAGAAAAAGAGGTAGAAAACCAGCAAACGGAAGAGAAGAGCCATTGAATCACGTAGAAGCAGAGAGACAACGGCGAGAGAAATTAAACCAGAAATTCTACGCTCTCCGAGCTGTAGTTCCAAACGTATCTAAGATGGACAAAGCCTCACTACTAGGTGACGCGGTTTCGTACATAAACGAGCTCAAATCGAAGCTCCAAATGGCAGAATCGGAGAAAACAGATATGGGAAAACATCTAGAATTGCTGAAGAAGGAGATGggaggaaaagatttaggatgTTACTCAAACCCAAATGATGAAGATCTGAAAACAGGGAAAAGAAAGGTAATGGATATGGAGATTGAAGTTAAAATCATGGGTTGGGATGCGATGATAAGGATTCAAAGCAACAAGAAGAATCATCCGGCGGCGAGGTTGATGACGGCGTTTAAGGATTTGGATTTAGAAATGCTTCACGCGAGTGTTTCTGTAGTGAATGATTTGATGATTCAACAAGCAACAGTGAAGATGGGGAGCAGATTTTACACACAAGAGCAGCTTAAAATGGCTCTTGTCGCCCGAGTCGGCGGTGGTGGAAGTGGAGGCGGCGGTGGAATCATGTAA